Proteins encoded together in one Deinococcus irradiatisoli window:
- a CDS encoding pyrroloquinoline quinone-dependent dehydrogenase, producing the protein MKITSLALLTALMCGSALAVQGPSQAELNNADMATDSWLMFNKGYMGQRYSPLNQINNSNVANLKRVCTFDTGDDGSFQATPQIYKGVAFIAQANRSFAIDASNCKLLWTNKYKPTGPEVLNTSRGFAIADGVLYRGTGDAHLLAIDAGTGKTLWDKQVADSASGFFTSSAPIAWNGMVFIGEAGADWGIKARMYAYDAKTGEKMWTFDMIPTGNQAGAETWEKADSTSTGGGSMWTSYTMDVDKGLLYISVGNPAPDFAYQYRPGANLFTDSVVVLDAKTGKLDHYYQQIANDSKDYDTAAAPVLYDINGTKHIAVANKAGYLFGYNEADKTQTFKQATIKVMNQEKNPTSEGLPICPNYSAGTQWNGPAFKPGANMIVLNTVDWCGTVKLGEVRLIKGQLFFGGAMALNPVSEAIGTTVAYDGSTGRELWRYALPGTRVVAGVTTTGGNLVFSGDAAGNMYALDSATGKELFKTNIDKAPIGGGVATYTVGGKQYVAVAAGNSSKGLNGAKNVTGRVAIFTLQ; encoded by the coding sequence ATGAAAATTACTTCACTGGCCCTGCTTACCGCTTTGATGTGTGGCTCTGCCCTCGCCGTTCAAGGCCCCAGCCAGGCCGAGCTCAACAACGCCGACATGGCCACCGATTCCTGGCTGATGTTCAACAAGGGCTACATGGGCCAGCGCTACTCACCGCTGAACCAGATCAACAACAGCAACGTCGCCAACCTCAAGCGCGTCTGCACCTTCGACACCGGCGATGACGGCTCGTTCCAGGCCACCCCGCAGATCTACAAAGGTGTGGCCTTCATCGCGCAGGCCAACCGCAGCTTTGCCATCGACGCATCGAACTGCAAACTGCTCTGGACCAACAAGTACAAGCCCACCGGCCCGGAAGTGCTCAACACCTCGCGCGGCTTTGCCATCGCCGACGGCGTGCTCTACCGCGGCACCGGCGACGCCCACCTGCTCGCCATCGACGCCGGCACCGGCAAGACGCTGTGGGACAAGCAGGTCGCGGACTCGGCCAGCGGCTTCTTCACCAGCTCAGCGCCGATTGCCTGGAACGGTATGGTCTTCATCGGTGAAGCCGGCGCCGACTGGGGCATCAAGGCCCGGATGTACGCCTACGACGCCAAGACCGGCGAGAAGATGTGGACCTTCGACATGATTCCCACCGGCAATCAGGCGGGCGCCGAGACCTGGGAGAAGGCCGACTCGACCTCGACCGGCGGCGGCAGCATGTGGACGAGCTACACCATGGACGTCGACAAGGGCCTGCTGTACATCTCGGTAGGCAACCCGGCCCCGGATTTTGCCTACCAGTACCGCCCCGGCGCCAACCTCTTCACCGACTCCGTCGTGGTGCTTGATGCCAAGACCGGTAAGCTCGACCACTACTACCAGCAGATCGCCAACGACAGCAAGGACTACGACACCGCCGCCGCGCCGGTGCTGTACGACATCAACGGCACCAAGCACATCGCCGTGGCGAACAAGGCCGGCTACCTGTTCGGCTACAACGAAGCCGACAAGACCCAGACCTTCAAGCAGGCCACCATCAAGGTGATGAACCAGGAGAAGAACCCGACCTCCGAGGGGCTGCCGATCTGCCCCAACTACTCGGCGGGCACCCAGTGGAATGGACCGGCTTTCAAACCCGGCGCCAACATGATCGTCCTCAACACCGTGGACTGGTGCGGCACGGTGAAACTCGGCGAAGTGCGCTTGATCAAGGGCCAGCTGTTCTTCGGCGGGGCCATGGCCCTCAACCCGGTCAGCGAAGCGATCGGCACCACCGTCGCCTATGACGGCTCCACCGGCCGCGAACTGTGGCGCTACGCCCTGCCCGGCACCCGCGTCGTCGCCGGCGTGACCACCACTGGCGGCAACTTGGTGTTCTCCGGCGACGCGGCCGGCAACATGTACGCGCTGGACAGCGCCACCGGTAAGGAGCTGTTCAAGACCAACATCGACAAGGCGCCCATCGGCGGCGGCGTGGCCACCTATACCGTGGGCGGCAAGCAGTACGTGGCTGTGGCGGCGGGAAACAGCTCTAAAGGCCTCAACGGGGCGAAGAATGTGACCGGTCGCGTCGCCATCTTCACCTTGCAGTGA
- a CDS encoding nucleotidyltransferase family protein — protein sequence MLRVKAASVAGRPGADPGLPSSGRNEAEFLALIRRNPVNAAILARLQTLGLPQLYLVAGCLFQTVWNSQSGRVPQDGIRDYNLFYWDADTSYEAEDAAIRRADQLFADLGVRIEVRNQARVHLWFGQKYGLSRPALPSSRSGIDQFLVVCTCLGIDPAGQVYAPYGFDDLSAGVLRRNPRTPTPQLYAAKAADYQARWPWLRLSDDQEHRPGVH from the coding sequence GTGCTCCGCGTGAAGGCGGCGAGCGTCGCGGGCCGCCCCGGCGCTGACCCCGGTTTGCCCTCCTCCGGCAGGAACGAGGCTGAATTTCTGGCCCTGATTCGCCGCAATCCCGTCAACGCGGCCATCCTGGCCCGCCTCCAGACGCTGGGCCTGCCCCAGCTGTATCTGGTGGCGGGCTGTTTGTTTCAGACCGTCTGGAACAGCCAGTCGGGCCGGGTGCCGCAAGACGGCATCCGCGACTACAACCTCTTCTACTGGGACGCCGACACCAGCTACGAGGCCGAGGACGCTGCGATTCGCCGCGCCGATCAGCTGTTCGCCGACCTGGGCGTGCGCATAGAGGTACGCAACCAGGCCCGCGTTCATCTGTGGTTCGGGCAGAAGTATGGGTTGAGCCGCCCGGCACTGCCGAGTTCGCGCAGCGGCATCGATCAGTTTCTGGTGGTCTGCACCTGTCTGGGCATCGATCCGGCGGGCCAGGTGTACGCGCCGTACGGCTTCGACGACCTCAGCGCCGGGGTGCTGCGGCGCAATCCACGGACCCCCACGCCGCAGTTGTATGCGGCGAAAGCGGCCGACTACCAGGCGCGCTGGCCCTGGCTGCGCCTGAGCGACGATCAAGAACACCGTCCTGGCGTTCATTAA
- a CDS encoding ArsR/SmtB family transcription factor: MPASGNRVMIVEGEEALGVLKALANETRLLILSLLSHNVMNVSELADALKMPHSTVNFNLNQLQAAGLVSVEYEPGTRGSQKLCSKRYDEIVYKVPGAAVESHPHEVSVTMPIGNYSHIEAKPTCGLASETKIIGMLDNPRSFFEPDHVYAQILWFGGAGYVEYTFPNNLPYGAQPQTLNLSMEICSEAPQYDPEWPSDITLWINGFEVGTFTSPGDFGGVRTRLTPRWWNIDQTTHGALKHWTVSEHGAYIDGEKLSNLTIHDLGLQGSNQIKVRLGVKENARNCAGLNLFGRKFGNYEEDIVMRTSYNFPKDAPKVSVR, from the coding sequence ATGCCCGCTTCGGGAAACCGCGTGATGATCGTCGAAGGCGAGGAAGCGCTGGGGGTGCTCAAGGCCCTGGCCAACGAAACCCGGCTGCTGATCCTCAGTTTGCTGTCGCACAACGTGATGAACGTCTCCGAGCTCGCCGACGCGCTGAAAATGCCGCACTCCACCGTCAACTTCAACCTCAACCAGTTGCAGGCCGCCGGACTGGTGTCGGTGGAGTACGAGCCCGGCACGCGCGGCTCGCAGAAACTCTGCTCCAAGCGCTACGACGAGATCGTCTACAAGGTGCCGGGCGCGGCGGTGGAGTCGCATCCGCACGAGGTCAGCGTGACCATGCCAATCGGCAACTACTCGCACATCGAAGCGAAGCCCACCTGCGGCCTGGCCTCGGAAACCAAGATCATCGGCATGCTCGACAACCCACGCTCGTTTTTCGAGCCGGACCACGTCTACGCCCAGATTCTGTGGTTCGGCGGGGCCGGGTACGTGGAGTACACCTTTCCCAACAACCTGCCGTACGGCGCGCAGCCGCAGACCCTGAACCTCAGCATGGAAATCTGCTCGGAAGCGCCGCAGTACGACCCGGAATGGCCCTCAGACATCACGCTGTGGATCAACGGCTTCGAGGTCGGCACCTTCACCAGTCCCGGCGACTTCGGCGGCGTGCGTACCCGCCTGACCCCGCGCTGGTGGAACATCGACCAGACCACCCACGGCGCGCTCAAACACTGGACCGTGAGCGAACATGGCGCCTATATCGACGGCGAGAAGCTCTCGAACCTGACCATTCACGACCTGGGGCTGCAGGGCTCCAACCAGATCAAGGTGCGCCTGGGCGTCAAGGAAAACGCCCGCAACTGCGCGGGGCTCAACCTTTTCGGGCGCAAGTTCGGCAACTACGAGGAAGACATCGTGATGCGCACGAGTTACAACTTTCCTAAGGACGCGCCGAAAGTCAGCGTACGCTGA
- a CDS encoding asparaginase, with translation MTQHSSRLAVIHTGGTIASRPDPGGAGLTPQQAPGLPDLGDVQIDNVQPFNLPSPHITPAHMNTLRGLIEDLSAEHGGVVLTHGTDTLEETAFFLHLTLRSEAGVVLTGSMRHAAQVSWDGPGNLQDAAQVALHPGTRGRGPLVVFGGDVFDARTVTKVHTTAVDAFGGYPGPIGRIDQGPEGAALHYFARPEQRPVYRPERVDARVEVLYAYAGWKGEGYAEAAARAEGLVIAALGTGNLPPELLPLIEQTTIPVIIATRTHAGPVLPVYGYPGGGATLQRAGAIPASFLNAHKARILLIVLLGLGLGREQIAEVFGHGAF, from the coding sequence ATGACGCAGCATTCCTCCCGGCTGGCGGTGATTCACACCGGCGGCACCATCGCCAGCCGTCCCGATCCCGGCGGCGCGGGCCTGACGCCCCAGCAAGCGCCCGGCCTGCCCGATCTCGGCGACGTGCAGATCGATAACGTGCAGCCGTTCAACCTGCCCAGCCCCCACATCACCCCGGCGCACATGAACACCCTGCGCGGCCTGATCGAGGACCTGAGCGCCGAACACGGCGGCGTGGTGCTCACCCACGGCACCGATACCCTGGAAGAAACCGCCTTCTTTCTGCACCTGACCCTGCGCAGCGAGGCCGGGGTGGTGCTCACCGGCAGCATGCGCCACGCCGCCCAGGTAAGCTGGGACGGTCCCGGCAACCTGCAGGACGCCGCGCAGGTCGCCCTGCACCCCGGCACGCGCGGGCGCGGCCCGCTGGTGGTGTTCGGCGGCGACGTGTTCGACGCCCGCACCGTCACCAAGGTGCACACCACGGCGGTGGACGCGTTCGGCGGCTATCCCGGCCCGATCGGGCGCATCGACCAGGGACCCGAGGGCGCGGCGCTGCACTACTTCGCCCGGCCCGAACAGCGCCCGGTGTACCGCCCGGAACGGGTGGACGCCCGGGTGGAAGTGCTCTACGCCTACGCCGGCTGGAAAGGCGAAGGGTACGCCGAAGCGGCGGCGCGGGCCGAAGGGTTGGTGATCGCCGCGCTGGGCACCGGCAACCTGCCGCCGGAACTGCTGCCACTCATCGAGCAGACCACCATTCCGGTGATCATCGCCACCCGCACCCACGCCGGGCCGGTGCTGCCGGTCTACGGCTATCCCGGCGGCGGGGCCACATTGCAGCGCGCCGGGGCGATTCCCGCCAGCTTTCTCAACGCCCACAAGGCGCGCATCCTGCTGATCGTGCTGCTGGGCCTGGGGCTGGGCCGAGAGCAGATCGCCGAGGTGTTCGGGCACGGCGCCTTCTGA
- a CDS encoding metallophosphoesterase, whose protein sequence is MTGVVVVPDLHGRLDLLLAAIREFPEAHFLSLGDAIDRGPRSLGTVDKLLELHAEGRATLLMGNHERMAQEGLRWYRQYTGTHDLGDYRKAMEGYQWWMQAGGETIRREMPHYAAERGGPTSLTLEQFPANLARYLEVLKRVVYVTADGTVHDKVPGEPSVLVAHASPPVSHPQYPNPETAALWLRPFEGPFALPPGVVYSVHGHTPVRGPTRLGRHVYLDLGAYETGRLALLPLSVHQVSAVTVLVGRGDPLRAGKYPAMGEALPTRVVKLESAPTRR, encoded by the coding sequence ATGACCGGCGTGGTGGTGGTGCCGGACCTGCACGGCCGGCTCGATCTGTTGCTGGCGGCCATCCGGGAATTTCCCGAGGCCCATTTCCTGTCGCTGGGCGACGCCATCGACCGGGGGCCGCGCAGCTTGGGCACGGTGGACAAGCTTCTCGAACTGCACGCCGAGGGCCGCGCCACCCTGCTGATGGGCAACCACGAGCGCATGGCCCAGGAAGGGCTGCGCTGGTACCGCCAGTACACCGGCACCCACGATCTGGGCGATTACCGCAAGGCGATGGAAGGTTACCAGTGGTGGATGCAGGCCGGCGGCGAAACGATTCGCCGGGAAATGCCGCACTACGCTGCCGAGCGCGGCGGCCCTACCTCCCTGACCCTGGAGCAGTTTCCGGCGAACCTGGCCCGTTACCTCGAAGTGCTCAAGCGGGTGGTGTACGTTACCGCCGACGGCACGGTCCACGATAAGGTGCCCGGCGAGCCCAGTGTGCTGGTGGCGCACGCCAGCCCCCCGGTGAGCCATCCGCAGTACCCCAACCCCGAAACGGCGGCGCTGTGGCTGCGCCCCTTCGAAGGGCCATTCGCCTTGCCGCCGGGGGTGGTCTACAGCGTGCACGGCCACACCCCGGTGCGCGGCCCGACCCGGCTGGGCCGCCACGTCTACCTCGATCTGGGGGCCTACGAAACCGGGCGGCTGGCCCTCCTGCCGCTCAGCGTGCATCAGGTCAGCGCGGTGACGGTGCTGGTGGGGCGCGGCGATCCGCTGCGGGCCGGCAAGTACCCGGCGATGGGCGAAGCGCTGCCGACCCGGGTGGTCAAGCTCGAAAGTGCGCCGACCCGGCGCTGA
- the pnp gene encoding polyribonucleotide nucleotidyltransferase, whose translation MNAKTFTAMLGDKELSIETGKLAKLVSGSVTVRYGDTILLVTAQARDERSTLDFLPLTVEFEERHYAVGKIPGSFHRREGRPGEKAILSARITDRQIRPLFPKGYRQETQVIITVISADGENAPDVLGPIGASAALSISDIPWGGPTACVRVGQIDGQYVVNPTASQLQHSSMDLVVAGTRDAILMVEAGARTVDEEALVSAIEFAHAQMQPIIALIEQMRAELGQEKFVFATEADLTVDMVPELAEAAKAAGLRDVLLTAGKKERSGRVKALRDGLIALRVPDAGAEGAAAQITALKNAFYKVEKQELRRLILEEDLRADGRNTRTVRPIWIEARPLPRAHGSAIFTRGETQVLGVATLGTERDEILIDDLTNETGDKFLLHYNFPPYSTGEVKRMGGQSRREIGHGNLAKRAIRAVLPDFETFPYVIRLVGEVLESNGSSSMATVCAGTLALMDAGVPISAPVAGVAMGLVIEEGQYKILTDILGSEDALGDMDFKVCGTREGVTALQMDIKVEGITPQIMREALAQAKDARLHILGKMAEVLPAPRPELAPTAPRILTLKINPELIGKVIGPGGKQVRELEAMGAQVTIEEDGTIRIFSSDSASARAVQERIEAVTRSAKVGEEFEGTVVKTAPFGAFVNLFAGQDGMLHISQISETRINTVEDALNVGDKLRVKIANIDDRGKIDLVRPELEGKIAPREPRAPREGGERRGPPRR comes from the coding sequence ATGAACGCGAAAACATTCACGGCCATGCTCGGCGACAAGGAACTGAGCATTGAGACGGGCAAGCTCGCCAAACTGGTCAGCGGCTCGGTCACGGTGCGCTACGGCGACACCATTCTGCTGGTCACGGCGCAGGCCCGAGACGAGCGCAGCACCCTGGACTTTCTGCCGCTGACGGTGGAATTCGAGGAGCGCCACTACGCCGTGGGCAAGATTCCCGGCTCGTTTCACCGCCGTGAGGGCCGGCCCGGCGAGAAGGCCATCTTGTCGGCGCGCATCACCGACCGCCAGATTCGCCCGCTGTTTCCCAAAGGCTACCGCCAGGAAACCCAGGTGATCATCACGGTGATCTCGGCCGACGGCGAGAACGCGCCGGACGTGCTGGGGCCCATCGGCGCCTCGGCGGCGCTGAGCATCTCCGACATTCCCTGGGGCGGCCCCACCGCCTGCGTGAGGGTCGGGCAGATCGACGGGCAGTACGTCGTCAACCCGACCGCCAGTCAGTTGCAGCACAGCAGCATGGACCTGGTGGTGGCCGGCACCCGGGACGCCATCCTGATGGTGGAAGCCGGCGCCAGAACGGTGGACGAGGAAGCGCTGGTCTCGGCCATCGAGTTCGCCCACGCCCAGATGCAGCCGATCATCGCCCTGATCGAGCAGATGCGCGCCGAACTCGGCCAGGAGAAGTTCGTCTTCGCCACCGAAGCCGATTTGACGGTGGACATGGTGCCGGAACTCGCCGAGGCCGCCAAGGCCGCCGGCCTGCGCGACGTACTGCTGACCGCCGGCAAGAAGGAGCGCAGCGGCCGGGTCAAGGCGCTGCGTGACGGCCTGATCGCCCTGCGGGTGCCCGACGCCGGGGCCGAGGGCGCCGCCGCCCAGATCACGGCGCTCAAGAACGCCTTCTACAAAGTCGAGAAGCAGGAACTTCGGCGCCTGATTCTGGAAGAAGACCTGCGCGCCGACGGCCGCAACACCCGCACGGTGCGCCCGATCTGGATCGAGGCCCGCCCCCTGCCGCGCGCCCACGGCTCGGCCATCTTCACGCGCGGCGAAACGCAGGTGCTGGGCGTGGCGACCCTCGGCACAGAGCGCGACGAAATTCTGATCGACGACCTGACCAACGAGACCGGCGACAAGTTCCTGCTGCACTACAACTTCCCGCCGTACTCGACCGGCGAGGTCAAGCGCATGGGTGGGCAGTCGCGGCGCGAGATCGGGCACGGCAACCTCGCCAAGCGGGCCATCCGGGCGGTGCTGCCGGACTTCGAGACTTTTCCCTACGTGATCCGGCTGGTGGGCGAGGTGCTGGAGAGCAACGGGTCGAGCAGCATGGCGACCGTCTGCGCCGGAACACTGGCCCTGATGGACGCGGGCGTGCCGATCTCGGCCCCGGTGGCGGGCGTGGCGATGGGCCTGGTGATCGAGGAAGGGCAGTACAAGATCCTGACCGACATCCTCGGCTCGGAAGACGCACTGGGCGATATGGACTTCAAGGTCTGCGGCACCCGCGAGGGCGTCACGGCGCTGCAGATGGACATCAAGGTGGAAGGCATCACCCCGCAGATCATGCGCGAAGCGCTGGCGCAGGCCAAAGATGCCCGCCTGCACATCCTGGGCAAGATGGCCGAGGTGCTGCCCGCGCCGCGTCCGGAACTTGCCCCGACCGCTCCGCGCATCCTGACCCTCAAGATCAACCCCGAACTCATCGGCAAGGTCATCGGGCCCGGCGGCAAGCAGGTGCGCGAACTCGAAGCGATGGGCGCCCAGGTGACCATCGAGGAAGACGGCACCATCCGGATTTTCAGCAGCGACTCGGCCAGCGCCAGGGCGGTGCAGGAAAGAATCGAGGCGGTGACCCGCAGCGCCAAGGTGGGCGAGGAATTCGAGGGCACGGTGGTCAAGACCGCGCCGTTCGGGGCCTTCGTCAACCTGTTCGCCGGGCAGGACGGCATGCTGCACATCTCGCAGATCAGCGAAACGCGCATCAACACCGTCGAGGACGCGCTGAACGTGGGCGACAAGCTGCGCGTGAAGATCGCCAACATCGACGACCGGGGCAAGATCGACCTGGTGCGCCCCGAACTCGAAGGCAAGATCGCGCCGCGCGAGCCGCGTGCTCCGCGTGAAGGCGGCGAGCGTCGCGGGCCGCCCCGGCGCTGA
- a CDS encoding c-type cytochrome codes for MKVLLGSLTGLLLTATLVANAATAPASYTKAPFTKDQATAGAKIYKANCAMCHGDKLNNGGAPKLAGDVFLKKWGSNSLDDFHYIMHSTMPQTAPGSLKDEEYLNVLTYILQVNGAKPGKTAFKASDLKLYNLKK; via the coding sequence ATGAAAGTTCTTCTCGGTTCACTCACCGGCCTGCTGCTCACTGCCACTCTGGTCGCCAATGCGGCAACGGCCCCCGCTTCTTATACCAAAGCTCCCTTTACCAAAGACCAGGCGACGGCCGGTGCCAAAATCTACAAAGCCAACTGCGCCATGTGCCACGGTGACAAGCTCAATAACGGCGGAGCGCCGAAACTCGCCGGCGACGTCTTTCTGAAGAAATGGGGCAGCAACAGCCTCGACGACTTTCACTACATCATGCACTCCACCATGCCGCAGACCGCTCCGGGAAGCCTCAAGGACGAAGAGTACCTCAATGTTCTGACTTACATCCTGCAGGTCAACGGCGCGAAACCCGGCAAGACTGCGTTCAAAGCCAGTGACCTGAAACTCTACAACCTTAAGAAATAA
- a CDS encoding S41 family peptidase produces the protein MNRAAPRLLLLSLSLLSACSTLPTPAPGASDDVPTVPRSTRPVSPDCAVRSLASQLSGDDLARLRFETFRPALHAQVYANTLAGLLLATRTDLNTQYYGFSSVDLQTLHETWEARFRAEFGDLKQPITAQADPLMDEYVAGVNDEHTYYLDPALLQAFEDQSNAVPTSGPRYGFRLAAVPGEDGAVLTDVSADSPAEEAGLQRGDTILSVNGAALNRGTDDDTAAAARYSAVLAAAATGQPVTLAIRRGETRLSVTVTPRPISSASLPSGHLDGATYVLRLPSFATEGTAQRVHQLVHAAQAAGAQRLVLDLRGNRGGLVSEATGVSAAFAPQAAGQTLEFLDAQDYSFFYQGGQVRASGVCFSGDRTLASIQNPALWRGPLEVLVNKDSASASEVVAQTLQQAGARALGEATVGVGNTATNILSLPGNRGLSVTVARSKALSGQYLSAKVAPTVMVSDDLKALAHGYDLPLEAALAAAP, from the coding sequence GTGAACCGCGCCGCTCCCCGCCTGTTGCTGCTTTCTCTCAGCCTGCTCAGCGCCTGCTCCACCCTGCCGACCCCCGCCCCCGGCGCGTCCGACGACGTGCCCACGGTGCCGAGGAGTACCCGGCCCGTCAGCCCCGACTGCGCCGTGCGGAGCCTGGCCTCGCAGCTGTCCGGCGATGACCTGGCGCGGCTGCGCTTCGAAACCTTCCGGCCAGCGCTGCACGCTCAGGTTTACGCGAATACCCTGGCGGGCCTGCTGCTGGCGACGCGCACCGACCTCAACACCCAGTACTACGGCTTCAGCAGCGTCGATCTGCAAACGCTGCACGAGACCTGGGAAGCCCGCTTCCGCGCCGAGTTCGGCGACCTGAAGCAGCCGATCACCGCCCAGGCCGATCCGCTGATGGACGAGTACGTCGCGGGCGTGAACGACGAGCATACCTACTACCTCGACCCGGCGCTGCTGCAGGCGTTCGAGGACCAGAGCAACGCCGTGCCCACGTCCGGGCCGCGCTACGGCTTCCGGCTGGCCGCCGTGCCGGGCGAGGACGGCGCGGTGCTGACCGACGTGAGCGCCGACTCACCGGCCGAGGAAGCTGGCCTGCAACGCGGCGACACCATCCTGAGCGTCAACGGCGCGGCGCTGAACCGGGGCACGGACGACGACACAGCGGCGGCGGCCCGCTACTCGGCAGTGCTGGCCGCGGCGGCCACCGGCCAGCCGGTCACGCTCGCCATCCGGCGCGGCGAAACGCGGCTGAGCGTGACCGTCACGCCGCGCCCCATTTCCAGCGCCTCGCTGCCGTCGGGCCACCTCGACGGCGCGACGTATGTGCTGCGCCTGCCCTCGTTCGCCACCGAAGGCACCGCCCAGCGGGTGCATCAGCTGGTGCACGCCGCCCAGGCGGCCGGGGCACAGCGCCTGGTGCTCGATCTGCGCGGCAACCGGGGCGGGCTGGTCAGCGAGGCGACCGGGGTGAGCGCCGCCTTCGCGCCGCAGGCGGCCGGACAGACGCTGGAGTTCCTCGACGCGCAGGATTACAGCTTCTTTTACCAGGGCGGGCAGGTTCGGGCCAGCGGCGTGTGCTTTTCCGGCGACCGCACGCTGGCCAGCATTCAGAACCCGGCGCTGTGGCGCGGCCCGCTGGAGGTGCTGGTCAACAAAGACAGTGCCAGCGCCAGCGAGGTGGTGGCCCAGACCCTGCAACAGGCCGGGGCCCGCGCGCTCGGCGAGGCGACGGTGGGCGTGGGCAACACCGCCACCAACATCCTCAGCCTGCCCGGCAACCGGGGCCTGAGTGTCACGGTGGCGCGCAGCAAGGCGCTCAGCGGCCAGTACCTCAGTGCCAAGGTCGCGCCGACCGTCATGGTCAGCGACGACCTCAAGGCGCTGGCACACGGCTACGACCTGCCGCTCGAAGCGGCGCTGGCCGCCGCACCCTGA
- a CDS encoding TetR/AcrR family transcriptional regulator — protein MHPQTRRHLVNNERLRSSAIREFALHGLTGAKVSNIVANANLTQPSFYRLWASKEAAYQEIIEQTVRTWHTAAALVFESKVAWTPENLLEQLEASTFKLFRALTFDLDLTALVIRHQSNDGEDRKIYLSIYEQGFRDLQKNGVIQESFSPEVLGQAYFALTERFFYARLFTGKASPRETAHEVTLLMIRLLTDSPQSNAASS, from the coding sequence TTGCATCCGCAGACGCGTCGTCATCTTGTCAACAATGAACGTTTGCGGAGTTCAGCCATCCGAGAATTCGCCCTCCACGGACTCACAGGAGCCAAAGTCAGCAACATCGTCGCCAACGCCAACCTCACGCAACCTTCGTTCTACCGGCTCTGGGCAAGCAAAGAAGCGGCTTACCAGGAGATCATCGAACAGACGGTCAGAACCTGGCACACCGCCGCCGCCCTGGTCTTCGAGAGCAAGGTCGCCTGGACTCCAGAAAACCTCCTGGAGCAACTGGAAGCCAGCACTTTTAAATTGTTCCGTGCCCTGACGTTCGACCTGGACCTGACCGCTTTGGTGATCCGGCATCAGTCGAATGATGGTGAAGACCGCAAGATCTACCTTTCTATCTATGAGCAGGGATTCCGCGATCTTCAGAAAAACGGGGTGATTCAAGAGAGCTTTTCGCCGGAAGTGCTGGGACAGGCTTACTTTGCCCTCACCGAGCGGTTTTTCTACGCCCGCCTCTTCACGGGAAAAGCCTCACCGCGTGAAACAGCCCATGAAGTGACTTTATTGATGATCCGCCTTCTTACCGACTCACCTCAGTCTAATGCCGCTTCCTCTTAA